Proteins from one Cyclopterus lumpus isolate fCycLum1 chromosome 11, fCycLum1.pri, whole genome shotgun sequence genomic window:
- the il11b gene encoding uncharacterized protein il11b: MKLIRDSALCLLHLLLLAEPVVRSSARPAHRSPLCGMFRPMIHHVDSLLTLSHELHALTGEELENFEAAEHRLDGLLHIEHTFAHFSSLEVNQSLSKLLLYTRAFRLHADWLMKAKENVSLSSRSAEGASDHLLQLSNLLNASLHQMGAEAPQPPPPSLPVVSRAFDVLRFSVEISERLQVFCNWSKRALVRLQRRSCPRG, encoded by the exons ATGAAAT TGATTCGTGACTCCGCCCTTTGTCTCCTACACCTGCTGCTATTGGCTGAGCCGGTTGTCCGTTCATCTGCACGTCCCGCCCACCGCTCTCCGCTCTGTGGCATGTTCAGACCGATGATCCATCACGTGGACAGCTTGTTGACCTTATCCCATGAACTCCATGCCTTG acaggagaagaacTCGAGAACTTTGAGGCCGCAGAACATCGACTGGACGGTCTTCTTCACATCGAACACACCTTCGCCCATTTCAGCTCCCTGGAG gtgaaCCAGTCGCTCTCCAAGCTGCTCCTGTACACGCGAGCCTTCAGGCTGCATGCTGATTGGTTGATGAAAGCCAAAGAAAACGTCAGTTTGTCCTCTCGGTCAGCAGAGGGCGCCAGCGATCACCTCCTGCAGCTGTCCAACCTCCTCAACGCATCTCTTCACCAG ATGGGCGCCGAGGCTCCTCAGCCgccgcctccctccctccccgtcGTCTCCAGGGCCTTCGACGTCCTCCGGTTCTCCGTGGAGATCTCCGAGCGGCTCCAGGTCTTCTGCAACTGGTCCAAACGAGCGCTGGTGCGTCTCCAGAGACGCTCCTGCCCTCGAGGTTAA
- the si:ch211-171h4.3 gene encoding serine/threonine-protein kinase SBK1 — MRTAASHSANTARLTYGGPVNAATKLLDELCHLTAQSLTAMDTSEHFQVLKLLGEGSYGKVMLAVHKQRGTPMALKFFPRESTSLLSFLREYHLSLTFCAHPSLTRALGIAYSTPSHYVFAQQAGLFGDLYDVILPEVGVEEDACQRVVSQLCSALSHLHSLGFVHRDLKPENVFLCDSDCRRVKLGDFGMVKAVGARVPEVWYSSPYCAPESEIARGNRVGVGEDGEEEGRKKARVWVSVETGTDSWALGILTYAMLTGSHPWAETASDCRSYLKYREWSDGAGGLDATLDAWAEPVEKEGPPPPPPATVVVVGVAPQFARFTAPARRFFRTLLEPRPRLRGRPEDALSYLGGEWVTEEERKRLEEERKRSRGKEGRSPK, encoded by the exons ATGAGGACAGCTGCCTCGCATTCAGCAAACACAGCCCGGTTAACGTACGGCGGCCCGGTTAAC GCTGCCACGAAGCTCCTGGATGAGTTGTGCCATCTGACGGCTCAGTCTCTGACAGCGATGGACACGTCGGAGCACTTCCAGGTCCTGAAGCTGCTCGGTGAAGGCTCGTATGGCAAAGTCATGCTGGCTGTCCACAagcagagag GCACTCCGATGGCTCTGAAGTTCTTCCCCCGCGAGTCCACGTCCCTGCTCTCCTTCCTGAGGGAGTACCACCTCTCCCTGACCTTCTGCGCTCACCCCTCCCTCACGCGGGCGCTGGGCATCGCCTACTCCACGCCATCGCACTACGTCTTCGCTCAGCAAGCCGGCCTCTTCGGCGACCTCTACGACGTCATCCTGccggag GTCGGCGTGGAGGAGGACGCTTGTCAGCGGGTGGTGTCCCAGCTGTGCAGCGCCCTGTCCCACCTGCACTCGCTCGGCTTCGTGCACAGAGACCTCAAACCGGAGAACGTGTTCCTGTGCGACTCCGACTGCCGCCGGGTCAAACTGGGAGACTTCGGCATG GTGAAGGCCGTGGGCGCCAGGGTCCCGGAGGTCTGGTACAGCTCCCCTTACTGCGCCCCCGAGTCCGAGATCGCTCGCGGGAACCGGGTCGGCGTCGgcgaggacggggaggaggagggaagaaagaagGCGAGGGTCTGGGTCTCCGTGGAGACCGGCACGGACAGCTGGGCTCTGGGGATCCTGACGTACGCCATGCTCACCGGCAGTCACCCCTGGGCCGAGACCGCCAGCGACTGCCGGTCCTACCTGAAGTATCGGGAGTGGTCCGACGGAGCGGGAGGCCTCGACGCCACGCTGGACGCGTGGGCGGAGCCTGTGGAGAAGGaggggcctcctcctcctcctcccgccaCCGTCGTCGTCGTCGGCGTCGCGCCCCAGTTCGCCCGTTTCACCGCGCCGGCACGCCGCTTCTTCCGGACGCTGCTCGAGCCGAGGCCGCGGCTCCGCGGGCGACCCGAGGATGCGCTGAGTTACCTCGGAGGGGAGTGggtgacggaggaggagaggaagaggctggaggaggagaggaagaggagccgggggaaggaggggaggagtcCAAAATAA